The following proteins come from a genomic window of Pleuronectes platessa chromosome 2, fPlePla1.1, whole genome shotgun sequence:
- the trib3 gene encoding tribbles homolog 3: protein MSMSVATARSQMCLKRLLDEPQDNFLKCKRQRLAPPPPTPGLSPCVSPRIHAPKAGLSQSPSRVGSYFLYERCEGEETYRAVHEHTQQQYTCQVRPLRGYQEQLAAYARIGHHENICGLQDVVIGRDSVYIFLPGHHGDMHAHVRSRKRLGEEEAGLLFSQMLNAVMHCHHHGVVLRDLKLRRFVFTDRFRTRLALLGLEDCVVLHGNDNDDSLTDRHGCPAYVGPELLTNGKGSYSGRAADVWSLGVSLYTMLIGRYPFQDTQPAALFAKIRLGTFSVPAWLSPRAKCLIGCMLRKSPEERLEAWELLMHPWLTNPFTPHHSVHKTQHASHTQSKPEDDDQVVPTWSPKH, encoded by the exons ATGAGCATGAGCGTGGCCACAGCCCGATCCCAGATGTGTCTGAAGAGGTTATTGGACGAGCCTCAGGACAATTTTCTGAAATGCAAACGACAACGcctggccccgccccctccgACGCCCGGTCTGTCCCCCTGCGTGAGTCCCAGGATCCACGCCCCCAAGGCCGGCCTAAGCCAATCCCCGTCCAGGGTCGGCTCCTACTTCCTGTATGAACGCTGTGAGGGGGAGGAGACTTACAGGGCCGTGCACGAGCACACGCAACAGCAGTACACTtgccag GTACGTCCTCTGCGTGGCTACCAGGAGCAGTTGGCCGCTTACGCTCGCATTGGTCACCACGAGAACATCTGCGGCCTGCAGGACGTGGTGATTGGCCGGGACAGCGTGTACATCTTCCTGCCCGGGCATCATGGCGACATGCACGCgcacgtgcgcagcaggaagcgCCTGGgcgaggaggaggcggggcttcTCTTCAGCCAGATGCTCAACGCGGTGATGCACTGCCATCACCACGGGGTCGTGCTCAGAGACCTGAAGCTGCGCAGGTTCGTCTTCACCGACAGAttcag gactcGCCTCGCCCTGCTCGGCCTTGAGGACTGTGTCGTCCTTCACGGCAACGACAACGACGACTCTCTGACGGACAGACACGGCTGTCCTGCTTACGTCGGCCCCgagctgctgaccaatgggaaGGGCTCTTACTCTGGACGCGCCGCAGACGTCTGGAGCCTGGGCGTGTCTCTGTACACCATGCTGATTGGACGGTACCCGTTTCAGGACACGCAGCCCGCCGCGCTCTTCGCCAAGATCCGCCTCGGCACCTTCAGCGTGCCGGCCTGGCTGTCGCCTCGGGCCAAGtgtctgattggctgcatgTTGAGGAAGTCGCCCGAGGAGAGACTGGAGGCGTGGGAGCTGCTGATGCACCCGTGGCTGACCAATCCCTTCACGCCACATCACAGCGTCCACAAGACGCAGcacgcctcacacacacagagcaaaccAGAGGACGATGACCAGGTGGTCCCAACATGGAGCccaaaacactaa
- the atrip gene encoding ATR-interacting protein, with protein sequence MNCPPTKRLRGINHEVATAFDDPFGDDEDFTQDDLDEIDVLASQAFSSTSAGAELGSKAENKPVESAWPSCTGKSKPLSRATSKPSRENTFGFGSSSHRGNAGIPSKEPLVNRQLQKFGSDRQETQSQLEAQHADLKRKLKEVEDEIVSKSGEIRVLRDSLKSAHQEKEKQRENHMLQETQRQREQSDKEKELNKKVQSLRCELQFKEAEINEMKTKLLSSDRNKTASPLTRNSPKVLSSLAQLHHGSGSSSSSPAGNGFITKETFGAQLPTRGTPVKTPLKTRRDGERTASNSRSGDNRHEASRPDPFSSVRPTHLLHQGGVLLGLLLQHPLSPSSLSLSHLLSMSLTDLHSTSSGLSAGLLLHSDAAAAAAAAGVSGVGPIRAALSPVQSLAVTGLNLLSQSPTAAAGGSSRNSRSCPGAVLLLPLLDLHLSRLCQTLDSLHSNLTGGRGSISAASSSLPADRAAPTAGLGRHEEAGLSGFSVEDTGLASLRLLYLLLAHSDEVVETVLSKESQSRVTDDKTEPSAAGVGLCSQKALLPSLLRLCETGAAAGGDSSSSLKEELVLSAMKTLCVLIERTPKTQTDRLQCVLPVMCACLSADSRLWTVTHCVSVLVSMSDHETLARQLCSQHDPCVFLKLFLYIRIRPDNQSTQKDWILLDLQVVRLLSRLMTQRSESWNTHQHSSCPCYTEVVQTVVIVFHRQWLDLRGSQEQTDSAARSLSLPWWHSPAVSLLRECLLLLHWLLLHHRSFSESCRPLLHMYDQVIPAVRDTLKKIPGLSESEELALEEICRSEGDDTDDMETDN encoded by the exons ATGAATTGTCCTCCCACCAAGCGCCTCCGAGGCATAAACCATGAAGTGGCGACGGCCTTCGATGACCCGTTTGGAGATGACGAGGACTTCACCCAAGACGACTTGGATGAAATTGACGTCCTCGCCTCGCAGGCCTTTAGCTCGACCTCTGCTGGAGCGGAGCTTGGGTCtaaagcagaaaacaaaccGGTGGAGTCGGCCTGGCCGTCGTGCACAGGGAAGAGCAAACCTCTGAGTAGAGCCACATCGAAGCCGAGCAGAGAGAACACGTTTGGGttcggcagcagcagccacagaggGAATGCTGGGATACCAAGCAAAGAGCCTCTCG TTAACAGGCAGCTGCAGAAGTTTGGGTCGGACAGACAGGAAACCCAGAGTCAGCTCGAGGCCCAGCATGCCGATCTGAAGAGAAAG ctgaaggaggtggaggatgaaaTAGTTTCGAAGAGCGGGGAGATCCGTGTCCTGCGGGATTCTCTGAAATCAGCTCatcaggagaaggagaaacagagagagaaccacATGCTGCAGGAgactcagagacagagagagcagagcgacaaggagaaggagctcAACAAGAAG gtTCAGTCTCTGAGGTGTGAGCTGCAGTTTAAAGAAGCTGAGATCAATGAGATGAAGACCAAGCTGCTCAGTTCAGACAGAAACAAGACGGCGTCTCCACTGACTAGAAACAg TCCTAAAGTTCTGAGCTCCCTCGCCCAGTTGCATcatggcagcggcagcagctcctcctctccagcaggAAATGGTTTCATCACCAAGGAGACATTTGGAGCCCAGCTCCCGACCAGAGGTACACCAGTGAAAACGCCGTTGAAAACGAGGAGAGACG gagagAGAACGGCGTCTAACAGCAGATCTGGTGACAACAGACATGAAGCTTCTCGCCCAGACCCCTTCTCCTCTGTCAGACCTACTCACCTGCTGCACCAAG GTGGCGTCCTGCTGGGGTTGTTACTACAgcatcctctctctcccagcagccTCAGCCTCTCTCACCTGCTTTCTATGAGTCTGACAGACCTCCACTCAACATCCAG CGGGCTGTCTGCAGGTTTGTTGCTCCACtcggatgcagcagcagcagcggcagcagcaggggtCAGTGGAGTCGGCCCCATCAGAGCTGCTCTGAGTCCGGTCCAGAGTCTGGCTGTAACCGGACTCAACCTGCTCAGTCAAAGCCCGACAGCAGCTgcaggcggcagcagcaggaacagcag GTCGTGTCCCGGTGCcgtcctgctcctccctctgctcgaCCTCCACCTGTCTCGACTCTGTCAGACTCTTGACTCGCTTCATTCCAACTTGACTGGCGGTCGTGGTTCCATCTCTGCAGCTAGCAGCTCCCTCCCAGCAGACCGTGCTGCTCCCACTGCTGGACTGGGACGACATGAAGAGGCTGGTTTGTCTGGTTTCAGTGTGGAGGACACTGGTTTGGCTTCCCTGCGGCTCCTCTACCTCCTGCTGGCCCACAGCGATGAG GTGGTGGAGACTGTGTTGTCAAAAGAGAGTCAGAGCAGAGTCACAGACGACAAG ACTGAGCCCTCTGCTGCAGGCGTGGGTCTGTGCTCCCAGAAGGCCTTGCTTCCGTCCCTGTTGCGTCTGTGTGaaacaggagctgctgctggtggcgacagcagcagctcactgaAGGAGGAGCTTGTCCTCAGCGCCATGAAGACACTGTGTGTCCTGATTGAGAGGACGCCaaagacacaaactgacag gttgcagtgtgtgttaccggtgatgtgtgcgtgtctgtcagCAGACAGCCGGTTGTGGACAGTTACACACTGTGTGTCCGTCCTCGTGTCGATGTCCGACCACGAGACGCTGGCTCGACAGCTCTGCTCTCAGCACG ACCCCTGTGTTTTCCTGAAGTTATTCCTGTATATCAGAATCAGACCAGACAACCAGTCAACACAGAAAGACTGGATTCTGCTGGACCTGCAG GTTGTTCGTTTGTTGAGCAGACTCATGACTCAGCGATCAGAGAGCTggaacacacaccagcacagcaGCTGTCCATGCTACACTGAG gtggtCCAGACGGTGGTGATCGTGTTCCACCGTCAGTGGCTGGATCTCCGTGGTTCTCAGGAGCAGACAGACTCAGCGGCTCGGTCTCTCTCCCTGCCTTGGTGGCACAGCCCGGCGGTGTCTCTGCTCAGGgagtgtctgctgctgctgcactggctgctgctgcatcacagGAGCTTCTCCGAGAGCTGCCGGCCGCTGCTGCACATGTACGACCAGGTGATCCCTGCGGTGCGAGACACGCTGAAGAAGATCCCCGGGCTGAGCGAGAGCgagg AGCTGGCACTGGAGGAAATCTGCCGCTCGGAGGGAGATGACACTGACGACATGGAAACTGACAACTGA